Proteins encoded in a region of the Onychostoma macrolepis isolate SWU-2019 chromosome 20, ASM1243209v1, whole genome shotgun sequence genome:
- the cep43 gene encoding FGFR1 oncogene partner isoform X2 produces MSATEEDTELRDLLIQNLENSGVLNKIKAELRAAVFLALEEQDKVENKTPLVNENLKKSLNTKDGRLVAGLITDFLQVFNLDFTLAVFQPEISTLNGLDSRETLSKELGISETEVNKNTPLLLELVKRGRHKDKTSVFTEGDRLIEKTFPKELLPRQIADARKKFDSHDKNRSGEINREAVIGIFADLFPQFSRNMLDSYITEEFRAKGKDTSNTVDFQDFLGMYKCFFIQCRSVVTSDSSDALYSSSKTTEDKIISSSASKIPRYKGFVKHSSAQEEKPNPKAGDRRPGEPLGSQENRGSVQVSEGLEEGLGDGKNLPTPLRRALELGLEDEDEGDSFFDDPLPKPQKTYGCGLTSADKPYSGQRHSEKSYSQKDQHWQREGSLSGRSLSQMRRGTSLNDLSAIGSDKEGDGEDMLSDCDNRPSPDSEPRREGLGSSLGKAFKADTQLKSAGGSSESSQKDHSSDKNGTSSSKDKGVKEFPVPNEKTASPLLEEYLDYDDDFNSHRSENSKSEVSIDEEIEVSIEGPDISDKLEETTQDVSVSQISLGADYMEDVA; encoded by the exons ATGTCTGCAACGGAGGAGGACACGGAACTCAGAGATCTACTGATCCAAAACTTGGAAAACAGCGgtgttttgaataaaattaag GCAGAGCTACGGGCGGCTGTTTTTCTTGCCTTAGAAGAGCAGGACAAAGTTGAG AATAAAACGCCTCTTGTGAATGAAAACCTCAAAAAGTCCCTCAACACAAAGGATG GTCGCTTAGTCGCAGGTCTTATAACTGACTTCCTGCAAGTCTTCAATTTAGACTTCACCCTAGCAGTGTTTCAACCTGAAATTAGTACG CTCAATGGGCTTGACAGTCGTGAAACTCTTTCTAAAGAGCTTGGCATATCGGAAACGGAGGTGAATAAAAACACCCCTCTCCTGCTAGAGTTGGTGAAGAGGGGCCGGCATAAGGACAAGACCTCCGTTTTCACAGAG GGAGATCGGTTGATTGAGAAAACTTTTCCCAAG GAATTGTTGCCCCGTCAAATTGCTGATGCCCGCAAAAAATTTGACAGTCATGACAag AACAGAAGTGGTGAGATCAACAGAGAAGCCGTTATTGGCATTTTCGCTGATCTTTTTCCCCAGTTCAGCAG aaacatgCTGGACAGTTACATCACTGAGGAATTTAGAGCCAAAGGCAAGGACACAAGCAATA CTGTGGACTTTCAGGACTTCCTGGGAATGTACAAATGCTTTTTCATTCAGTGTCGCAGTGTG GTTACCAGTGACAGTAGTGATGCACTTTACTCCTCAAGTAAAACTACTGAAGATAAAATCATTTCGTCTTCCGCCAGCAAG ATACCCAGGTATAAAGGATTTGTTAAGCACAGTTCAGCACAGGAAGAAAAGCCTAACCCAAAG GCCGGAGACAGAAGACCTGGTGAACCACTGGGCTCTCAGGAGAACAGAGGGTCTGTTCAAGTGTCTGAAGGGTTAGAGGAGGGATTGGGTGATGGGAAAAACCTTCCCACCCCACTGAGGAGAGCACTGGAGCTTGGACTGGAGGATGAGGATGAAGGAGACTCGTTCTTTGATGATCCTCTTCCTAAACCTCAGAAGACCTATGGCTG TGGTTTAACTTCGGCAGATAAGCCTTATTCAGGGCAGAGGCATTCTGAAAAAAGCTATAGTCAGAAAGA TCAGCACTGGCAGAGGGAAGGGAGCCTGTCAGGGCGATCCTTATCCCAAATGAGGAGGGGCACTAGCCTCAATGA CCTGTCTGCTATAGGCAGTGATAAAGAGGGAGATGGAGAGGACATGCTCTCTGACTGTGATAACAGGCCCAGCCCTGACTCTGAACCCAG GAGAGAAGGCTTGGGCAGCAGTTTAGGAAAAGCATTCAAGGCAGACACGCAGCTGAAGAGTGCGGGAGGATCTTCTGAGAGCAGCCAGAAAGATCATTCATCTGACAAAAACG GTACGTCTAGTTCTAAAGATAAGGGAGTAAAAGAGTTTCCTGTTCCAAATGAGAAAACCGCATCCCCTTTGCTTG aAGAATATCTTGACTATGACGATGACTTCAACAG TCATCGCTCTGAAAACTCAAAGAGTGAAGTGAGCATCGATGAGGAGATTGAGGTGTCGATAGAGGGGCCTGACATCAGCGATAAG cttgAAGAAACCACTCAGGATGTGAGCGTCTCGCAGATAAGTTTGGGTGCCGACTACATGGAAGATGTTGCTTGA
- the cep43 gene encoding FGFR1 oncogene partner isoform X5 encodes MSATEEDTELRDLLIQNLENSGVLNKIKAELRAAVFLALEEQDKVENKTPLVNENLKKSLNTKDGRLVAGLITDFLQVFNLDFTLAVFQPEISTLNGLDSRETLSKELGISETEVNKNTPLLLELVKRGRHKDKTSVFTEGDRLIEKTFPKELLPRQIADARKKFDSHDKNRSGEINREAVIGIFADLFPQFSRNMLDSYITEEFRAKGKDTSNTVDFQDFLGMYKCFFIQCRSVVTSDSSDALYSSSKTTEDKIISSSASKIPRYKGFVKHSSAQEEKPNPKAGDRRPGEPLGSQENRGSVQVSEGLEEGLGDGKNLPTPLRRALELGLEDEDEGDSFFDDPLPKPQKTYGCGLTSADKPYSGQRHSEKSYSQKDLSAIGSDKEGDGEDMLSDCDNRPSPDSEPRREGLGSSLGKAFKADTQLKSAGGSSESSQKDHSSDKNGTSSSKDKGVKEFPVPNEKTASPLLEEYLDYDDDFNSHRSENSKSEVSIDEEIEVSIEGPDISDKLEETTQDVSVSQISLGADYMEDVA; translated from the exons ATGTCTGCAACGGAGGAGGACACGGAACTCAGAGATCTACTGATCCAAAACTTGGAAAACAGCGgtgttttgaataaaattaag GCAGAGCTACGGGCGGCTGTTTTTCTTGCCTTAGAAGAGCAGGACAAAGTTGAG AATAAAACGCCTCTTGTGAATGAAAACCTCAAAAAGTCCCTCAACACAAAGGATG GTCGCTTAGTCGCAGGTCTTATAACTGACTTCCTGCAAGTCTTCAATTTAGACTTCACCCTAGCAGTGTTTCAACCTGAAATTAGTACG CTCAATGGGCTTGACAGTCGTGAAACTCTTTCTAAAGAGCTTGGCATATCGGAAACGGAGGTGAATAAAAACACCCCTCTCCTGCTAGAGTTGGTGAAGAGGGGCCGGCATAAGGACAAGACCTCCGTTTTCACAGAG GGAGATCGGTTGATTGAGAAAACTTTTCCCAAG GAATTGTTGCCCCGTCAAATTGCTGATGCCCGCAAAAAATTTGACAGTCATGACAag AACAGAAGTGGTGAGATCAACAGAGAAGCCGTTATTGGCATTTTCGCTGATCTTTTTCCCCAGTTCAGCAG aaacatgCTGGACAGTTACATCACTGAGGAATTTAGAGCCAAAGGCAAGGACACAAGCAATA CTGTGGACTTTCAGGACTTCCTGGGAATGTACAAATGCTTTTTCATTCAGTGTCGCAGTGTG GTTACCAGTGACAGTAGTGATGCACTTTACTCCTCAAGTAAAACTACTGAAGATAAAATCATTTCGTCTTCCGCCAGCAAG ATACCCAGGTATAAAGGATTTGTTAAGCACAGTTCAGCACAGGAAGAAAAGCCTAACCCAAAG GCCGGAGACAGAAGACCTGGTGAACCACTGGGCTCTCAGGAGAACAGAGGGTCTGTTCAAGTGTCTGAAGGGTTAGAGGAGGGATTGGGTGATGGGAAAAACCTTCCCACCCCACTGAGGAGAGCACTGGAGCTTGGACTGGAGGATGAGGATGAAGGAGACTCGTTCTTTGATGATCCTCTTCCTAAACCTCAGAAGACCTATGGCTG TGGTTTAACTTCGGCAGATAAGCCTTATTCAGGGCAGAGGCATTCTGAAAAAAGCTATAGTCAGAAAGA CCTGTCTGCTATAGGCAGTGATAAAGAGGGAGATGGAGAGGACATGCTCTCTGACTGTGATAACAGGCCCAGCCCTGACTCTGAACCCAG GAGAGAAGGCTTGGGCAGCAGTTTAGGAAAAGCATTCAAGGCAGACACGCAGCTGAAGAGTGCGGGAGGATCTTCTGAGAGCAGCCAGAAAGATCATTCATCTGACAAAAACG GTACGTCTAGTTCTAAAGATAAGGGAGTAAAAGAGTTTCCTGTTCCAAATGAGAAAACCGCATCCCCTTTGCTTG aAGAATATCTTGACTATGACGATGACTTCAACAG TCATCGCTCTGAAAACTCAAAGAGTGAAGTGAGCATCGATGAGGAGATTGAGGTGTCGATAGAGGGGCCTGACATCAGCGATAAG cttgAAGAAACCACTCAGGATGTGAGCGTCTCGCAGATAAGTTTGGGTGCCGACTACATGGAAGATGTTGCTTGA
- the cep43 gene encoding FGFR1 oncogene partner isoform X8 produces MSATEEDTELRDLLIQNLENSGVLNKIKAELRAAVFLALEEQDKVENKTPLVNENLKKSLNTKDGRLVAGLITDFLQVFNLDFTLAVFQPEISTLNGLDSRETLSKELGISETEVNKNTPLLLELVKRGRHKDKTSVFTEGDRLIEKTFPKELLPRQIADARKKFDSHDKNRSGEINREAVIGIFADLFPQFSRNMLDSYITEEFRAKGKDTSNTVDFQDFLGMYKCFFIQCRSVVTSDSSDALYSSSKTTEDKIISSSASKIPRYKGFVKHSSAQEEKPNPKAGDRRPGEPLGSQENRGSVQVSEGLEEGLGDGKNLPTPLRRALELGLEDEDEGDSFFDDPLPKPQKTYGCGLTSADKPYSGQRHSEKSYSQKEREGLGSSLGKAFKADTQLKSAGGSSESSQKDHSSDKNGTSSSKDKGVKEFPVPNEKTASPLLEEYLDYDDDFNSHRSENSKSEVSIDEEIEVSIEGPDISDKLEETTQDVSVSQISLGADYMEDVA; encoded by the exons ATGTCTGCAACGGAGGAGGACACGGAACTCAGAGATCTACTGATCCAAAACTTGGAAAACAGCGgtgttttgaataaaattaag GCAGAGCTACGGGCGGCTGTTTTTCTTGCCTTAGAAGAGCAGGACAAAGTTGAG AATAAAACGCCTCTTGTGAATGAAAACCTCAAAAAGTCCCTCAACACAAAGGATG GTCGCTTAGTCGCAGGTCTTATAACTGACTTCCTGCAAGTCTTCAATTTAGACTTCACCCTAGCAGTGTTTCAACCTGAAATTAGTACG CTCAATGGGCTTGACAGTCGTGAAACTCTTTCTAAAGAGCTTGGCATATCGGAAACGGAGGTGAATAAAAACACCCCTCTCCTGCTAGAGTTGGTGAAGAGGGGCCGGCATAAGGACAAGACCTCCGTTTTCACAGAG GGAGATCGGTTGATTGAGAAAACTTTTCCCAAG GAATTGTTGCCCCGTCAAATTGCTGATGCCCGCAAAAAATTTGACAGTCATGACAag AACAGAAGTGGTGAGATCAACAGAGAAGCCGTTATTGGCATTTTCGCTGATCTTTTTCCCCAGTTCAGCAG aaacatgCTGGACAGTTACATCACTGAGGAATTTAGAGCCAAAGGCAAGGACACAAGCAATA CTGTGGACTTTCAGGACTTCCTGGGAATGTACAAATGCTTTTTCATTCAGTGTCGCAGTGTG GTTACCAGTGACAGTAGTGATGCACTTTACTCCTCAAGTAAAACTACTGAAGATAAAATCATTTCGTCTTCCGCCAGCAAG ATACCCAGGTATAAAGGATTTGTTAAGCACAGTTCAGCACAGGAAGAAAAGCCTAACCCAAAG GCCGGAGACAGAAGACCTGGTGAACCACTGGGCTCTCAGGAGAACAGAGGGTCTGTTCAAGTGTCTGAAGGGTTAGAGGAGGGATTGGGTGATGGGAAAAACCTTCCCACCCCACTGAGGAGAGCACTGGAGCTTGGACTGGAGGATGAGGATGAAGGAGACTCGTTCTTTGATGATCCTCTTCCTAAACCTCAGAAGACCTATGGCTG TGGTTTAACTTCGGCAGATAAGCCTTATTCAGGGCAGAGGCATTCTGAAAAAAGCTATAGTCAGAAAGA GAGAGAAGGCTTGGGCAGCAGTTTAGGAAAAGCATTCAAGGCAGACACGCAGCTGAAGAGTGCGGGAGGATCTTCTGAGAGCAGCCAGAAAGATCATTCATCTGACAAAAACG GTACGTCTAGTTCTAAAGATAAGGGAGTAAAAGAGTTTCCTGTTCCAAATGAGAAAACCGCATCCCCTTTGCTTG aAGAATATCTTGACTATGACGATGACTTCAACAG TCATCGCTCTGAAAACTCAAAGAGTGAAGTGAGCATCGATGAGGAGATTGAGGTGTCGATAGAGGGGCCTGACATCAGCGATAAG cttgAAGAAACCACTCAGGATGTGAGCGTCTCGCAGATAAGTTTGGGTGCCGACTACATGGAAGATGTTGCTTGA
- the cep43 gene encoding FGFR1 oncogene partner isoform X6: MSATEEDTELRDLLIQNLENSGVLNKIKAELRAAVFLALEEQDKVENKTPLVNENLKKSLNTKDGRLVAGLITDFLQVFNLDFTLAVFQPEISTLNGLDSRETLSKELGISETEVNKNTPLLLELVKRGRHKDKTSVFTEGDRLIEKTFPKELLPRQIADARKKFDSHDKNRSGEINREAVIGIFADLFPQFSRNMLDSYITEEFRAKGKDTSNTVDFQDFLGMYKCFFIQCRSVVTSDSSDALYSSSKTTEDKIISSSASKAGDRRPGEPLGSQENRGSVQVSEGLEEGLGDGKNLPTPLRRALELGLEDEDEGDSFFDDPLPKPQKTYGCGLTSADKPYSGQRHSEKSYSQKDLSAIGSDKEGDGEDMLSDCDNRPSPDSEPRREGLGSSLGKAFKADTQLKSAGGSSESSQKDHSSDKNGTSSSKDKGVKEFPVPNEKTASPLLEEYLDYDDDFNSHRSENSKSEVSIDEEIEVSIEGPDISDKLEETTQDVSVSQISLGADYMEDVA; this comes from the exons ATGTCTGCAACGGAGGAGGACACGGAACTCAGAGATCTACTGATCCAAAACTTGGAAAACAGCGgtgttttgaataaaattaag GCAGAGCTACGGGCGGCTGTTTTTCTTGCCTTAGAAGAGCAGGACAAAGTTGAG AATAAAACGCCTCTTGTGAATGAAAACCTCAAAAAGTCCCTCAACACAAAGGATG GTCGCTTAGTCGCAGGTCTTATAACTGACTTCCTGCAAGTCTTCAATTTAGACTTCACCCTAGCAGTGTTTCAACCTGAAATTAGTACG CTCAATGGGCTTGACAGTCGTGAAACTCTTTCTAAAGAGCTTGGCATATCGGAAACGGAGGTGAATAAAAACACCCCTCTCCTGCTAGAGTTGGTGAAGAGGGGCCGGCATAAGGACAAGACCTCCGTTTTCACAGAG GGAGATCGGTTGATTGAGAAAACTTTTCCCAAG GAATTGTTGCCCCGTCAAATTGCTGATGCCCGCAAAAAATTTGACAGTCATGACAag AACAGAAGTGGTGAGATCAACAGAGAAGCCGTTATTGGCATTTTCGCTGATCTTTTTCCCCAGTTCAGCAG aaacatgCTGGACAGTTACATCACTGAGGAATTTAGAGCCAAAGGCAAGGACACAAGCAATA CTGTGGACTTTCAGGACTTCCTGGGAATGTACAAATGCTTTTTCATTCAGTGTCGCAGTGTG GTTACCAGTGACAGTAGTGATGCACTTTACTCCTCAAGTAAAACTACTGAAGATAAAATCATTTCGTCTTCCGCCAGCAAG GCCGGAGACAGAAGACCTGGTGAACCACTGGGCTCTCAGGAGAACAGAGGGTCTGTTCAAGTGTCTGAAGGGTTAGAGGAGGGATTGGGTGATGGGAAAAACCTTCCCACCCCACTGAGGAGAGCACTGGAGCTTGGACTGGAGGATGAGGATGAAGGAGACTCGTTCTTTGATGATCCTCTTCCTAAACCTCAGAAGACCTATGGCTG TGGTTTAACTTCGGCAGATAAGCCTTATTCAGGGCAGAGGCATTCTGAAAAAAGCTATAGTCAGAAAGA CCTGTCTGCTATAGGCAGTGATAAAGAGGGAGATGGAGAGGACATGCTCTCTGACTGTGATAACAGGCCCAGCCCTGACTCTGAACCCAG GAGAGAAGGCTTGGGCAGCAGTTTAGGAAAAGCATTCAAGGCAGACACGCAGCTGAAGAGTGCGGGAGGATCTTCTGAGAGCAGCCAGAAAGATCATTCATCTGACAAAAACG GTACGTCTAGTTCTAAAGATAAGGGAGTAAAAGAGTTTCCTGTTCCAAATGAGAAAACCGCATCCCCTTTGCTTG aAGAATATCTTGACTATGACGATGACTTCAACAG TCATCGCTCTGAAAACTCAAAGAGTGAAGTGAGCATCGATGAGGAGATTGAGGTGTCGATAGAGGGGCCTGACATCAGCGATAAG cttgAAGAAACCACTCAGGATGTGAGCGTCTCGCAGATAAGTTTGGGTGCCGACTACATGGAAGATGTTGCTTGA
- the cep43 gene encoding FGFR1 oncogene partner isoform X1 translates to MSATEEDTELRDLLIQNLENSGVLNKIKAELRAAVFLALEEQDKVENKTPLVNENLKKSLNTKDGRLVAGLITDFLQVFNLDFTLAVFQPEISTLNGLDSRETLSKELGISETEVNKNTPLLLELVKRGRHKDKTSVFTEGDRLIEKTFPKELLPRQIADARKKFDSHDKNRSGEINREAVIGIFADLFPQFSRNMLDSYITEEFRAKGKDTSNTVDFQDFLGMYKCFFIQCRSVVTSDSSDALYSSSKTTEDKIISSSASKIPRYKGFVKHSSAQEEKPNPKAGDRRPGEPLGSQENRGSVQVSEGLEEGLGDGKNLPTPLRRALELGLEDEDEGDSFFDDPLPKPQKTYGCGLTSADKPYSGQRHSEKSYSQKDQHWQREGSLSGRSLSQMRRGTSLNDLSAIGSDKEGDGEDMLSDCDNRPSPDSEPRVSSCPFSRREGLGSSLGKAFKADTQLKSAGGSSESSQKDHSSDKNGTSSSKDKGVKEFPVPNEKTASPLLEEYLDYDDDFNSHRSENSKSEVSIDEEIEVSIEGPDISDKLEETTQDVSVSQISLGADYMEDVA, encoded by the exons ATGTCTGCAACGGAGGAGGACACGGAACTCAGAGATCTACTGATCCAAAACTTGGAAAACAGCGgtgttttgaataaaattaag GCAGAGCTACGGGCGGCTGTTTTTCTTGCCTTAGAAGAGCAGGACAAAGTTGAG AATAAAACGCCTCTTGTGAATGAAAACCTCAAAAAGTCCCTCAACACAAAGGATG GTCGCTTAGTCGCAGGTCTTATAACTGACTTCCTGCAAGTCTTCAATTTAGACTTCACCCTAGCAGTGTTTCAACCTGAAATTAGTACG CTCAATGGGCTTGACAGTCGTGAAACTCTTTCTAAAGAGCTTGGCATATCGGAAACGGAGGTGAATAAAAACACCCCTCTCCTGCTAGAGTTGGTGAAGAGGGGCCGGCATAAGGACAAGACCTCCGTTTTCACAGAG GGAGATCGGTTGATTGAGAAAACTTTTCCCAAG GAATTGTTGCCCCGTCAAATTGCTGATGCCCGCAAAAAATTTGACAGTCATGACAag AACAGAAGTGGTGAGATCAACAGAGAAGCCGTTATTGGCATTTTCGCTGATCTTTTTCCCCAGTTCAGCAG aaacatgCTGGACAGTTACATCACTGAGGAATTTAGAGCCAAAGGCAAGGACACAAGCAATA CTGTGGACTTTCAGGACTTCCTGGGAATGTACAAATGCTTTTTCATTCAGTGTCGCAGTGTG GTTACCAGTGACAGTAGTGATGCACTTTACTCCTCAAGTAAAACTACTGAAGATAAAATCATTTCGTCTTCCGCCAGCAAG ATACCCAGGTATAAAGGATTTGTTAAGCACAGTTCAGCACAGGAAGAAAAGCCTAACCCAAAG GCCGGAGACAGAAGACCTGGTGAACCACTGGGCTCTCAGGAGAACAGAGGGTCTGTTCAAGTGTCTGAAGGGTTAGAGGAGGGATTGGGTGATGGGAAAAACCTTCCCACCCCACTGAGGAGAGCACTGGAGCTTGGACTGGAGGATGAGGATGAAGGAGACTCGTTCTTTGATGATCCTCTTCCTAAACCTCAGAAGACCTATGGCTG TGGTTTAACTTCGGCAGATAAGCCTTATTCAGGGCAGAGGCATTCTGAAAAAAGCTATAGTCAGAAAGA TCAGCACTGGCAGAGGGAAGGGAGCCTGTCAGGGCGATCCTTATCCCAAATGAGGAGGGGCACTAGCCTCAATGA CCTGTCTGCTATAGGCAGTGATAAAGAGGGAGATGGAGAGGACATGCTCTCTGACTGTGATAACAGGCCCAGCCCTGACTCTGAACCCAG AGTCTCATCCTGTCCGTTTTCCAGGAGAGAAGGCTTGGGCAGCAGTTTAGGAAAAGCATTCAAGGCAGACACGCAGCTGAAGAGTGCGGGAGGATCTTCTGAGAGCAGCCAGAAAGATCATTCATCTGACAAAAACG GTACGTCTAGTTCTAAAGATAAGGGAGTAAAAGAGTTTCCTGTTCCAAATGAGAAAACCGCATCCCCTTTGCTTG aAGAATATCTTGACTATGACGATGACTTCAACAG TCATCGCTCTGAAAACTCAAAGAGTGAAGTGAGCATCGATGAGGAGATTGAGGTGTCGATAGAGGGGCCTGACATCAGCGATAAG cttgAAGAAACCACTCAGGATGTGAGCGTCTCGCAGATAAGTTTGGGTGCCGACTACATGGAAGATGTTGCTTGA
- the cep43 gene encoding FGFR1 oncogene partner isoform X4 produces MSATEEDTELRDLLIQNLENSGVLNKIKAELRAAVFLALEEQDKVENKTPLVNENLKKSLNTKDGRLVAGLITDFLQVFNLDFTLAVFQPEISTLNGLDSRETLSKELGISETEVNKNTPLLLELVKRGRHKDKTSVFTEGDRLIEKTFPKELLPRQIADARKKFDSHDKNRSGEINREAVIGIFADLFPQFSRNMLDSYITEEFRAKGKDTSNTVDFQDFLGMYKCFFIQCRSVVTSDSSDALYSSSKTTEDKIISSSASKIPRYKGFVKHSSAQEEKPNPKAGDRRPGEPLGSQENRGSVQVSEGLEEGLGDGKNLPTPLRRALELGLEDEDEGDSFFDDPLPKPQKTYGCGLTSADKPYSGQRHSEKSYSQKDLSAIGSDKEGDGEDMLSDCDNRPSPDSEPRVSSCPFSRREGLGSSLGKAFKADTQLKSAGGSSESSQKDHSSDKNGTSSSKDKGVKEFPVPNEKTASPLLEEYLDYDDDFNSHRSENSKSEVSIDEEIEVSIEGPDISDKLEETTQDVSVSQISLGADYMEDVA; encoded by the exons ATGTCTGCAACGGAGGAGGACACGGAACTCAGAGATCTACTGATCCAAAACTTGGAAAACAGCGgtgttttgaataaaattaag GCAGAGCTACGGGCGGCTGTTTTTCTTGCCTTAGAAGAGCAGGACAAAGTTGAG AATAAAACGCCTCTTGTGAATGAAAACCTCAAAAAGTCCCTCAACACAAAGGATG GTCGCTTAGTCGCAGGTCTTATAACTGACTTCCTGCAAGTCTTCAATTTAGACTTCACCCTAGCAGTGTTTCAACCTGAAATTAGTACG CTCAATGGGCTTGACAGTCGTGAAACTCTTTCTAAAGAGCTTGGCATATCGGAAACGGAGGTGAATAAAAACACCCCTCTCCTGCTAGAGTTGGTGAAGAGGGGCCGGCATAAGGACAAGACCTCCGTTTTCACAGAG GGAGATCGGTTGATTGAGAAAACTTTTCCCAAG GAATTGTTGCCCCGTCAAATTGCTGATGCCCGCAAAAAATTTGACAGTCATGACAag AACAGAAGTGGTGAGATCAACAGAGAAGCCGTTATTGGCATTTTCGCTGATCTTTTTCCCCAGTTCAGCAG aaacatgCTGGACAGTTACATCACTGAGGAATTTAGAGCCAAAGGCAAGGACACAAGCAATA CTGTGGACTTTCAGGACTTCCTGGGAATGTACAAATGCTTTTTCATTCAGTGTCGCAGTGTG GTTACCAGTGACAGTAGTGATGCACTTTACTCCTCAAGTAAAACTACTGAAGATAAAATCATTTCGTCTTCCGCCAGCAAG ATACCCAGGTATAAAGGATTTGTTAAGCACAGTTCAGCACAGGAAGAAAAGCCTAACCCAAAG GCCGGAGACAGAAGACCTGGTGAACCACTGGGCTCTCAGGAGAACAGAGGGTCTGTTCAAGTGTCTGAAGGGTTAGAGGAGGGATTGGGTGATGGGAAAAACCTTCCCACCCCACTGAGGAGAGCACTGGAGCTTGGACTGGAGGATGAGGATGAAGGAGACTCGTTCTTTGATGATCCTCTTCCTAAACCTCAGAAGACCTATGGCTG TGGTTTAACTTCGGCAGATAAGCCTTATTCAGGGCAGAGGCATTCTGAAAAAAGCTATAGTCAGAAAGA CCTGTCTGCTATAGGCAGTGATAAAGAGGGAGATGGAGAGGACATGCTCTCTGACTGTGATAACAGGCCCAGCCCTGACTCTGAACCCAG AGTCTCATCCTGTCCGTTTTCCAGGAGAGAAGGCTTGGGCAGCAGTTTAGGAAAAGCATTCAAGGCAGACACGCAGCTGAAGAGTGCGGGAGGATCTTCTGAGAGCAGCCAGAAAGATCATTCATCTGACAAAAACG GTACGTCTAGTTCTAAAGATAAGGGAGTAAAAGAGTTTCCTGTTCCAAATGAGAAAACCGCATCCCCTTTGCTTG aAGAATATCTTGACTATGACGATGACTTCAACAG TCATCGCTCTGAAAACTCAAAGAGTGAAGTGAGCATCGATGAGGAGATTGAGGTGTCGATAGAGGGGCCTGACATCAGCGATAAG cttgAAGAAACCACTCAGGATGTGAGCGTCTCGCAGATAAGTTTGGGTGCCGACTACATGGAAGATGTTGCTTGA